The window GTGTGGCGGCTCCGGCCTCGTCGATGTCCTCGTACTCGGGCACCTGGCCGGCGTCGGCGAGGGACCGCCGCCACTGGGCGTACCGCACGGCTTCGGCGACGGCGCGGACGGCCCGCTCGGCGGCGGGGTAGGCCGGGATCCGTCCCTCGCCGGCGGTGCCGGGTCGGGTGGCGGTGTCGGCGGCCGGCGGGGTGTCGGCCGGGCGCGGGGTGCCCGGCGGCGGGGTCTGCGCGACCGGGGCGCCGACGACCGGGGCGGTCGGGGCCGCCGGGGCGGTCGGCGTGATCGCGGTCGCGGGGCGGGGCGCGACGGTTCCGGCGGCCGTCGAGAGGGCCTCGGCCAGCGCGCCCAGCTCGACGTGCACCACCGCGACCGGCTTGCCGGGGTGCTCGGCGACGGCGTCGCGCAGTGCGCCCGCCAGGTCGTCGGCCGGGGCGTTCTCCCCCACCCACGGGATCGCCGTCACGACGACCGCGTCGCAGTCCGGCGAGGCCAGGGCGTCGGCCAGGGCGGTGCGGAAGTCCCGCGGCGTGGCGGCGGTGGTCAGGTCCAGCGGCGGCAGGGGTCGCAGCCCCTGCGTCAGGCACGCGTCGTAGGTGAGCACGCCCAACGATTCGGAGTTCCCGAGGATCGCCACCCTCGGGCCGGCGGGCAGCGGCTGCCCGGCCAGCAGCAACCCGACGTCGACCAGTTCCGTGACCGTGTCGACCCGGATGACGCCCGCCTGCCTGAGCAGTTCCGAGACGGTGGATTCGGGCAGCCGGGTTCCGGGGACCACGTGTCCTGCCGGGGTGTGCCGGCCGCCCCGGGCCACGACCACGGGCTTGACGGCGGCCGTGCGCCGGGCGAGGCGGGTGAACTTGCGGGGGTTGCCCAGGGTCTCCAGGTACATCAGGGCCACGTCGGTGGAGTCGTCGTCGTACCAGTACTGGAGGATGTCGTTGCCGGAGACGTCGGCCCTGTTGCCGGCCGAGACGAACGAGGACAGTCCCTCGCCGCGCCGCAGCAGTCCCGAGAGCAGGGCGATGCCGATCGCGCCGGACTGGGTGAACAGGCCGATCCGGCCGCGCGCGGACGCCGGGGTGGGGGCCAGTGAGGCGTTCAGCTCCACGTCCGGAGCGGTGTTGATGACCCCGAACGCGTTCGGGCCGATCAGTCGCATCCCGTACGAGCGGACCTGGCGGACCAGCTCGCGCTGCCGTTGCAGCCCGGCCGGGCCGCTCTCCCCGTACCCGGCGGACAGCACCACCAGGCCCTGCACGCCGTGCTCTCCGCACGCGCGGACCGCGTCCGGGACCCGGTCCGCCGGGACGGCGACGACCGCGAGGTCGACCGGGGCGCCGATGTCGGCGACGGTGCGGTAGGCGCGGACGCCGTCCAGCAGGTCGGCGGAGGCCGCCTCGTTGACCGCGTACAGGTGTCCGTGGAAGCCGGTGTCCCGCAGGTTGCGCAGTGCCGCGGCGCCCACCCCGCCGCCGGACCGGCTGACGCCGATGACCGCCACGGAGCCGGGGTCCAGGAGCCGCTGGACGGAGCGGGCCTCGGCGCGCTGTTCGCGGGCGCGCTGCACGGCGAGGGACTCGGCGGTGGGTTCGAGGTCGAGGGTGAGGCGGACGGCGCCGTCCTCGAAGCTGCGCTTCTGCTGGTACCCGACGTCCGTGAACACTTTGATCATCTTGCTGTTCGCGGGCAACACCTCGGCGGCGAACCGGCGGATGCCGCGCTCCCGGGCCACCGCGCCGATGTGTTCGAGGAGGGCGGAGGCGACGCCGCGGCCCTGGTGCGCGTCCTGAACGAGGAAGGCGACCTCGGCCTCGTCGGCCGGTGCGGAGGCGGGCCGGCCTTCGGGGCCGATGCGGTCGAAGCGGACGGTCGCGATGAACTCGCCGCCGATGGTCGCCGCGAGGCCGACGCGGTCCACGTAGTCGTGGTGGGTGAAGCGGTGGACGTCGCGGTCGGACAGTCGGGGGTACGGGGCGAAGAACCGGTAGTACTTCGACTCGTCGGAGACCTGTTCGTAGAAGCTGACCAGGCGTCCCGCGTCCTCGGTGGTGATGGGCCGGATCCGGGCGGTGCCGCCGTCGCGCAGCACGACGTCCGCTTCCCAGTGGGCCGGGTACGAGGGGTCCGACTCGGTGGTCATGGGCACACCCTAAGGGGCGGGCCAACCGAACGGTGCGCGCGCGGCGCGTACGGCACACGGGGGCAAATCAGTGCAAGCTGGGGAGGGTCCAACGGCGGTGGATCCGGGCCGAAGGTCGGTTCGAGCATTCCGGGTGCCGTGAGAGACTGGTCTAGACAACCGCTAGCACCTGAAGGGCATCACCATGGCAGAGCGCCGCGTCAACGTCGGCTGGGCCGAGGGCCTGCACGCTCGTCCCGCCTCGATCTTCGTCCGGGCGACGACCGCTTCCGGCGTCCCGGTGACCATCGCGAAGGCCGGCGGCGACCCCGTCAACGCCGCTTCCATGCTGGCGGTTCTGGGCCTCGGCGCCCAGGGCGGCGAGGAGATCGTCCTCGCGTCCGACGCCGAGGGCGCCGACGCGGCGCTGGACCGTCTCGCGAAGCTCGTCGCCGAGGGCCTCGACGAGCTCCCCGAGACGGTCTGACCCCTCGGGTCACCCCCACGCGACGAAGCCGCGGCCCCGGTACACCGGGGGCCGCGGCTTTCTTCGTTTCAGGAATGCGCCGGCATGAATGCGGCACGGCGTGCGCGATATCGGGACGGGCTTTACCGCACGCCGGAAATCCCGTGCCGAAACAAGCCCGCGATAATCGAGCGGGACGAAATCGGGCGGCAACTTCGAGGTGCGGAAGCCTCCGTATGTCGGTCCTTTGTATACGGGCTTTGTTAATGCGGGCCGCTCGCCATGTTTACGGCAGGTTGCGAAGTCCTCACGCGCCGCCGGTGGGCCGCGGCCGCGCGCTCGGTGTGCAGGGCCGTCAGGGAGCGGGCCCGCTCGGCGTCGCCGCGCGCCACCGCGTCCACGATCGCGCCGTGCTCGGCCCAGGAGTCCACGGGGCGCATCGGGGCCTCCACCGAGAACATCCAGGCGATCTTGTGGCGCGTCTGCGTCAGCAGGGCGATCAGCCCGGGGCTCGCCGACGCCTGGGACAGCGTCTCGTGGAACCAGCCCCCCAGGGCCCGCAGATCCTCCCCTTGGCCCCTCCTGGCCCGTTCCTGGCCCAGCCTGACCAGTCCGCGCAGCACCTTCAGGTGCGCCTCGGTGCGTCGGCGGGCCGCCCGCGAGGCGGCGAGGGGCTCCAACAGCATCCGCAGCTCCAGGAGGTCCGAGGCCTCCTGCTCGGTCGGCTCGGCCACGCAGGCCCCGGCGTGCCGGCGGGTCGTGACGAAGCCCTCGGACTCCAGGGTGCGCAGGGCCTCGCGGACCGGGACGCGCGAAACCCCGTAGCGGCGGGCCAGCACTTCCTCGGTGAGGCGGCCGCCGGGTCCGAAGACCCCGGAGATGATGTCGTCGCGGATTGCTGTGCATACCGCGTGCGCAGGAATTCGCAAGACCGGACCTCCGCTTGATTTCGTGACCGTGCCGCGACTCTATTGCAACACACGATGATTTCCGAGGACGGCCCTGAATGTGAAACATTTCCCGCCAACGCGAAAGGCCCCGGCTCGATGAGCCGGGGCCTTCAGCGAAGAGGTGCGGAGCGATCAGACGTTGACGTCGTGCGAGCGCAGGTACGCGATCGGGTCGATGTCCGAGCCGTACTGCGAGCCGGTGCGGGCCTCGAAGTGCAGGTGCGGACCGCTGGAGTTGCCGGTGGAGCCCGACAGGCCGATCTGCTGGCCCGGGGTGACCTGCTGGCCGACGGAGACGTCCAGCGAGGACATGTGCCCGTACTGGGTGTACGTGCCGTCGTTGTGCTTGATGACGACGTTGTTGCCGTACGCGCCGCCGTAGCCGGCCTCGACGATCGTGCCGGCGCCCACGGCGTGGACCGAGGTGCCGGAGGCCGCGTGGAAGTCGATGCCCGTGTGGCTGCCGGAGGACCACATGCCGCCGCCCGCGTGGTACTGCGTGCTGACGTAGGAGCCCTCGACGGGAGCGACGAACGTGTTGAGGCGCTTGCGCTCGGCCTCGCGGGCCGCACGCTCGGCGGCCTCGCGCTCGGCCTTCGCCTTGGCCTCGGCGAGACGCTTGGACTCGGCGGCGCGCTGCTTGGCGTCGGCCTCGGCCTGCGCCTTCGCGGCGGTGATGTCGGCGGCGCGCTGCTGGGACTCGGCCTGGGTCTCGATCTCGCCCTGGAGGTCCTCGGCGACGACGACGGCGTTGAGGCCGGTGTCCTCCACCGTGGAGGCGGCGGGCTCGCTCGCGGCGAACGCGGGGCCGGCCAGCGTGCCCACGACGCCGGTGGTGGCGAGGGCGGCTATACCGGCGTAGCCGGCGGTCTTGCGGCTCAAACGGCTCGAACCACGGTGCTTACCGGCGACACGACTGCTGCCAAACGCCATGAAGAGGTTGATCCTTTCCTTCCTTCTCGCCTACCGGGTTAGCTGACGGGTTCGGAGCAGGAAGGTCTCCTACGGGCCCCCTCTTGCGAGGCGGTCCGATTCACCCCAGGGACACATGTGGGTCCCCGGCTCCCCAGGCTCGCGCCTGACGGGGACTCGGCGATCGCTGTCCGGTGCCGCGGGTGCGGCGGGCACAACTGACGAACAGCACGGCCGACGCTAGGCGGATCTTCAGTCAATCGCCAAACAGGTGCGCGCTTTTGTTACCTACGCCACACCACATACAAGCAACCACACCACTAAATGGACAAAAGGGGCCCCGGCGGCAATTCGCCAGGGCCCCTTCGATTTCAGGTCAGTTGCCGACCACGCTCACGTCGCCGATCCCCAGCGCCCGCACGGGCTCCGCGATCTGCGACGCGTCGCCCACCAGGATCGTGACCAGCCGGTCCACGGGGAAGGCGTTGACCACGGCCGAGGTCGCCTCCACCGTGCCCGTCGCGGCGAGTTGGGCGTAGAGGCGGGCCTGGTAGTCGTCCGGCAGCTCCTGCTCCACCTGGTCGGCGAGGGTGCCCGCGACCGAGGCGGCCGTCTCGAACTTCAGCGGGGCCACGCCCACCAAGTTCTGTACCGCCACGTCCCGTTCGGCGTCGGTCAGACCGCCCTCCGCCAGGGTGCGCAGCACCGTCCAGAGGTCCTCCAGCGCCGGGCCGGTGTTCGGGGTGTCCACCGAGCCGCTGATGGCCAGCATCGACGCGCCCTTGCCGTCCGCGGTGGAACGCAGCACCTGCCCGAAGGCGCGCACGCCGTACGTGTACCCCTTCTCCTCGCGCAGCACCTTGTCCAGGCGCGAGGTGAGGGTGCCGCCGAGGCAGTACGTGCCGAGCACCTGGGCCGCCCAGACGCGGTCGTGACGGTCCGCGCCGATCCGGCCGATGAGGAGCTGCGTCTGGACCGCTCCGGGGCGGTCCACGATGACCACGCGGCCCGTGTCGTCGGCCGTCACCGGCGGCACCGGGAGCGGATCGGCG of the Streptomyces sp. NBC_01426 genome contains:
- a CDS encoding bifunctional acetate--CoA ligase family protein/GNAT family N-acetyltransferase codes for the protein MTTESDPSYPAHWEADVVLRDGGTARIRPITTEDAGRLVSFYEQVSDESKYYRFFAPYPRLSDRDVHRFTHHDYVDRVGLAATIGGEFIATVRFDRIGPEGRPASAPADEAEVAFLVQDAHQGRGVASALLEHIGAVARERGIRRFAAEVLPANSKMIKVFTDVGYQQKRSFEDGAVRLTLDLEPTAESLAVQRAREQRAEARSVQRLLDPGSVAVIGVSRSGGGVGAAALRNLRDTGFHGHLYAVNEAASADLLDGVRAYRTVADIGAPVDLAVVAVPADRVPDAVRACGEHGVQGLVVLSAGYGESGPAGLQRQRELVRQVRSYGMRLIGPNAFGVINTAPDVELNASLAPTPASARGRIGLFTQSGAIGIALLSGLLRRGEGLSSFVSAGNRADVSGNDILQYWYDDDSTDVALMYLETLGNPRKFTRLARRTAAVKPVVVARGGRHTPAGHVVPGTRLPESTVSELLRQAGVIRVDTVTELVDVGLLLAGQPLPAGPRVAILGNSESLGVLTYDACLTQGLRPLPPLDLTTAATPRDFRTALADALASPDCDAVVVTAIPWVGENAPADDLAGALRDAVAEHPGKPVAVVHVELGALAEALSTAAGTVAPRPATAITPTAPAAPTAPVVGAPVAQTPPPGTPRPADTPPAADTATRPGTAGEGRIPAYPAAERAVRAVAEAVRYAQWRRSLADAGQVPEYEDIDEAGAATQLAALLAGAADSPITLDEADARALLSRYGIRVLPTLPAPDADAAVRAARALGYPVALKTTAPHLRHRADLGGVRLGLTTETELRRAYDELADALGKPAELLPVVQAMVPRGVDTVVRSVIDPAAGAVLSFGLAGVPSELLGDTAHRLVPATDRDAAALIRSIRAAPLLFGWRGSDPVDTPALEELLLRLSRLVHDHPEVIGVSLEPVVVATEGLSVLSATVRVARPPVRTDLGPRTLPSY
- a CDS encoding HPr family phosphocarrier protein; translated protein: MAERRVNVGWAEGLHARPASIFVRATTASGVPVTIAKAGGDPVNAASMLAVLGLGAQGGEEIVLASDAEGADAALDRLAKLVAEGLDELPETV
- a CDS encoding GntR family transcriptional regulator; translation: MRIPAHAVCTAIRDDIISGVFGPGGRLTEEVLARRYGVSRVPVREALRTLESEGFVTTRRHAGACVAEPTEQEASDLLELRMLLEPLAASRAARRRTEAHLKVLRGLVRLGQERARRGQGEDLRALGGWFHETLSQASASPGLIALLTQTRHKIAWMFSVEAPMRPVDSWAEHGAIVDAVARGDAERARSLTALHTERAAAAHRRRVRTSQPAVNMASGPH
- a CDS encoding M23 family metallopeptidase, encoding MAFGSSRVAGKHRGSSRLSRKTAGYAGIAALATTGVVGTLAGPAFAASEPAASTVEDTGLNAVVVAEDLQGEIETQAESQQRAADITAAKAQAEADAKQRAAESKRLAEAKAKAEREAAERAAREAERKRLNTFVAPVEGSYVSTQYHAGGGMWSSGSHTGIDFHAASGTSVHAVGAGTIVEAGYGGAYGNNVVIKHNDGTYTQYGHMSSLDVSVGQQVTPGQQIGLSGSTGNSSGPHLHFEARTGSQYGSDIDPIAYLRSHDVNV